The genomic segment CTTATTAGGTTTTTTTAAATATTATAATTTTTTTATAGATAATTGGATTGAAGCTTGGGAAGCTATCGGAGTAACCATGCATGCAAGCTCGTTAAATATTATTTTGCCTGTTGGAATCTCATTTTATACGTTTCAAACTTTAAGTTATACGATAGATGTATATAGAGAAAAATTAGAACCTACTAAAAACTTCATCGCATTTGCTTCTTTCGTAGCATTTTTTCCTCAATTAGTGGCAGGACCCATTGAAAGAGCAACTAATTTATTACCTCAATTTTATAAAAAAAGAGAATTCAATTACGATTTTGCTGTTTCTGGAATGAAACTAATTTTATGGGGATTGGTAAAAAAAGTCGTGATTGCAGATTCCTGTGCAGTTTTAGTCAACAGAATTTTCGAAAACCACCAAGATGAATCTGGTTTAGCACTTTGTATGGGAGCCATTTATTTTGCTTTTCAAATTTATTGCGATTTTTCTGGATACTCAGATATTGCAATTGGAACATCGCGATTATTTGGTTTTAAATTAATGCGAAACTTTAATTATCCTTATTTTTCTAGAGACATTGCAGAGTTTTGGAGAAGATGGCATATTTCTTTAAGCACGTGGTTTAGAGATTATTTATACATTCCATTAGGAGGTTCTAGAGGAAGTTTAAAAATTAAAATAAGAAATGTATTTGTTATCTTTTTAGTTAGTGGTTTTTGGCATGGAGCCAATTGGACATTTATTATTTGGGGAGGTTTAAACGCATTATTTTTCTTGCCATTATTAATAGGAGGTAAGAATAGAAAAAATTTAAATGAAGTAGCTGCAACTTCTATTTTACCGAGTTTTAAAGAAATTCTTCAAATTTTAGGAACTTTTACAATTACCACTTTTGCGTGGATATTTTTTAGAGCAACTTCATTAACGCAAGCTGTTGAGTACATTCAAAATATATTTAATTTTAATAACTTTATTCCAGATGTAATTCGACATAAAAAAATAATTCCATTTTTAGTGCTATTTGTAATTATGGAATGGTTTTCAAGAAGGCAAGAATATGCAATAGTTTTAGACAAAAAATACAGAATAGTATTTTATATGTTGTTTGCTTTTATGATTTTATATTATGCTTCTGTAGACGAAAAATCTTCATTTATCTATTTTCAATTTTAATAAATGAAGCGATTTATAATTAAAATATCATTTCTCATAATTGCCATAACTACAACTTATATTTTGCTAGGTTTTTTAGCAGATGGAACAACCGACCCTTTTTATTTAAGATTTACGAGCCCAAAACAAAAATCCCTAATTCTAGGAACTTCAAGAGCAGCTCAAGGGGTAAGGCCGGAAATTTTAGATTCAGTAATAGATAAAAAGATATTAAACCATTCGATTTATAATTTTGCATTTACAATTCTTCATAGTCCATATGGTGAAACATATTATAAAACCATAAAATCTAAATTAGGTGAGAATAGTTTTAATGGGCTGTTTATTTTATCTGTAGATCCTTGGTCAATTTCCCAAAAAACAAATTTAAATTACGATATCGAAAGTAAAAAAGAACTTTCTAAGCTTACTTTTTTTAATATGAATCCTAATTATGATTATTTAATAAATTCTTATAAAAACTCTATGTTTAACCTATTAATTAATAAGTTTAATA from the Polaribacter cellanae genome contains:
- a CDS encoding MBOAT family O-acyltransferase, producing the protein MLFNSIEFLIFLPIVFLLYWFVFKKLSIQNVLILIASYVFYGWWDWRFLSLIILSTVVDYILGLQLKKTTEKKQRKRLLIISLVFNLGLLGFFKYYNFFIDNWIEAWEAIGVTMHASSLNIILPVGISFYTFQTLSYTIDVYREKLEPTKNFIAFASFVAFFPQLVAGPIERATNLLPQFYKKREFNYDFAVSGMKLILWGLVKKVVIADSCAVLVNRIFENHQDESGLALCMGAIYFAFQIYCDFSGYSDIAIGTSRLFGFKLMRNFNYPYFSRDIAEFWRRWHISLSTWFRDYLYIPLGGSRGSLKIKIRNVFVIFLVSGFWHGANWTFIIWGGLNALFFLPLLIGGKNRKNLNEVAATSILPSFKEILQILGTFTITTFAWIFFRATSLTQAVEYIQNIFNFNNFIPDVIRHKKIIPFLVLFVIMEWFSRRQEYAIVLDKKYRIVFYMLFAFMILYYASVDEKSSFIYFQF